In a single window of the Leptospira sanjuanensis genome:
- a CDS encoding class I SAM-dependent DNA methyltransferase: MLKKKPYSGFSSVYDAVMREVQYKRWSEFILSSYCAHSETIFPKTILDLGCGTCRLWEEFPDLAEMTGIDSSSEMLEIARKKEICGELILSDLLKFDLSPRKFDLILSTHDTLNYLNDEGELKQIFSKIRSHLAPDGLFFFDISSLYNFKNHFDGQTFVERAGDYKIRWINRFLEEERVLESTLTFSHKRTDEEFTETHVHKYFPRNTIHQLLRESGLFLLEEGSDYEDWILREDASLINYLCGNSEIYLRNR, from the coding sequence ATGCTTAAAAAAAAGCCCTATTCCGGCTTTTCGTCGGTTTATGACGCAGTTATGCGTGAAGTTCAGTACAAGCGTTGGTCTGAATTTATTCTCTCTTCTTATTGCGCTCACAGCGAAACAATTTTTCCGAAAACGATCTTGGATTTAGGCTGCGGCACTTGCCGGCTCTGGGAAGAATTCCCGGATTTGGCGGAAATGACCGGAATCGACTCAAGCTCGGAAATGCTCGAAATTGCGAGAAAAAAGGAGATTTGCGGAGAATTGATCCTTTCCGATTTACTAAAGTTCGACCTTTCCCCGCGAAAATTCGACCTCATTCTTTCCACACACGATACACTCAATTACTTGAATGATGAAGGCGAATTGAAACAAATTTTTTCCAAGATTCGATCCCATCTCGCGCCCGACGGACTTTTCTTTTTCGATATCAGCAGTCTTTACAACTTCAAGAATCATTTTGACGGACAGACCTTTGTGGAACGCGCCGGGGATTATAAAATCCGATGGATCAATCGATTTTTGGAAGAAGAGCGCGTTCTCGAATCGACGCTCACATTTTCTCACAAACGAACGGACGAAGAATTTACCGAAACTCATGTTCATAAATACTTCCCAAGGAATACGATTCATCAACTTCTGCGGGAATCCGGACTCTTCCTTTTGGAAGAAGGCTCCGATTACGAAGATTGGATTTTACGAGAAGACGCTTCTCTGATAAATTATCTCTGCGGAAATTCAGAAATTTATTTACGGAATCGGTGA
- a CDS encoding STAS domain-containing protein: protein MSKLKLEGKSGKVMIDTTVIDGYDKIFDEVSKSASSGSLTDVEFFVDSVKKITSSGIAKLLTLKNLMDNYGVKMKIKNLSPDLLEVLKKFKVDGKLGL, encoded by the coding sequence ATGTCCAAGTTAAAGTTAGAAGGAAAATCCGGTAAGGTAATGATCGATACGACGGTGATCGACGGTTATGATAAGATCTTCGACGAGGTTTCCAAAAGTGCTTCCTCGGGTTCTTTGACGGACGTAGAGTTTTTTGTCGACTCGGTGAAAAAAATCACTTCGAGCGGAATCGCGAAACTTCTCACCTTGAAGAACTTGATGGACAACTACGGAGTAAAGATGAAAATCAAAAATCTCAGTCCCGATCTTCTCGAAGTTTTGAAAAAGTTCAAAGTGGACGGCAAACTCGGGCTCTGA
- a CDS encoding ABC transporter ATP-binding protein: MGTISVSQLSKSYPGKIAVSNLNFEIPKGRITGLLGPNGAGKTTTLRLLTGSLLPNEGSVRYDGLDFFQNRISIQKRIGYLPESSPIYPDLTVFEVLSFLGKAKGIASDRLKQRIDFVISLLKLETVVHRPIGFLSKGFRQRTSLAGTLIQDPEYIILDEPSSGLDPLQISELKTLLRTLGKEKTILLSSHVLKEVEEICDHILVLDEGRLIADGSVESLSKGKGCLILAETDLKTIRALFPSDLYTIETTGKTRDRFAEFRVSALSEHERIVSEDVFRILKGASFPVRSLIPEKNSLESVFESLTSPAQR; the protein is encoded by the coding sequence ATGGGAACGATCTCCGTCAGCCAACTTTCCAAATCCTATCCGGGAAAAATAGCGGTCTCGAATCTTAATTTTGAAATTCCAAAAGGAAGAATTACGGGCCTGCTCGGTCCGAACGGGGCCGGTAAAACCACCACTCTCAGACTTTTAACGGGATCTCTTCTTCCGAACGAAGGATCCGTTCGTTACGACGGTCTCGATTTTTTTCAAAACCGAATTTCGATCCAGAAACGGATCGGATATCTTCCCGAATCCTCTCCGATTTATCCCGATCTTACGGTCTTCGAAGTTCTTTCCTTTTTGGGAAAGGCAAAGGGAATCGCTTCCGATCGTTTGAAACAAAGAATCGATTTCGTGATTTCGCTCTTAAAACTGGAAACGGTTGTCCATAGACCGATCGGATTTCTTTCCAAAGGATTTAGACAACGGACTTCGCTCGCCGGAACGCTCATTCAAGATCCTGAATATATCATTTTGGACGAACCGAGTTCCGGTTTGGACCCGCTCCAAATTTCCGAACTGAAAACCCTCCTTCGTACATTAGGAAAAGAGAAAACGATTCTTTTGTCCTCGCACGTTTTGAAGGAAGTGGAGGAAATCTGCGATCACATTCTCGTGTTAGACGAAGGAAGACTGATCGCGGACGGTTCGGTCGAATCCTTATCCAAAGGAAAAGGCTGTCTGATTTTGGCCGAAACGGATCTAAAAACGATCCGAGCCCTGTTTCCGAGCGATTTATATACGATCGAAACGACCGGTAAAACCCGGGATCGTTTCGCGGAATTTCGTGTGAGCGCGTTGTCCGAACACGAACGAATCGTATCGGAAGATGTTTTTCGGATTTTGAAAGGAGCTTCCTTTCCGGTCCGTTCCTTGATTCCGGAAAAAAATTCCCTGGAATCCGTGTTTGAATCCCTCACTTCCCCCGCGCAAAGATGA
- a CDS encoding ABC transporter permease gives MNVFDFLQEFLNNVKTVFWKEFSVYFNSPSGMIFASFFLFLTSFLFFFGLGDGSFWDFKSASMEAYFLWVPILYVVFIPALSMRLWSEEERSGTLEILFTLPLREAELVFGKFLAAWSFLGFVLSFTFIIPGTIFYLGDLDFGTVAVGYIGIFLLGGANLSLGSFVSSLTKDQIGSYLLGLIVCLAFFLLGYRPFLQFVGPQLGNALSFLSLSKHFETFRLGILDGREIFFYLSFILLTLYANVLRLRSKR, from the coding sequence ATGAACGTTTTCGATTTTCTACAGGAATTTTTAAACAACGTCAAAACCGTCTTTTGGAAAGAATTTTCCGTGTATTTCAATTCTCCTTCCGGAATGATTTTCGCGTCCTTCTTTTTGTTTCTGACTTCGTTCTTATTTTTTTTCGGCCTCGGAGACGGTTCGTTTTGGGATTTTAAATCCGCGAGTATGGAAGCGTATTTTCTTTGGGTTCCGATCCTGTATGTCGTATTTATCCCAGCGTTGTCCATGCGTCTTTGGTCCGAGGAGGAACGTTCGGGAACATTAGAAATTCTTTTTACTCTCCCGTTGCGCGAGGCGGAACTCGTGTTCGGAAAATTTTTGGCGGCTTGGAGTTTTTTAGGGTTCGTGCTTTCGTTCACGTTCATCATCCCCGGAACGATTTTCTATTTAGGCGATTTGGATTTCGGAACGGTCGCGGTCGGTTACATCGGAATTTTTCTTTTGGGGGGAGCCAATCTTTCCTTGGGAAGTTTCGTTTCCTCCCTTACGAAAGATCAGATCGGTTCGTATCTTCTCGGTTTGATCGTTTGCCTCGCGTTCTTTCTTTTGGGATATCGGCCCTTTCTGCAATTCGTAGGACCGCAACTCGGAAACGCGCTTTCGTTTCTGTCGCTTTCCAAACATTTCGAAACGTTTCGTCTCGGGATTTTGGACGGAAGAGAAATATTCTTTTATCTGAGTTTTATTCTTCTGACACTTTACGCAAACGTGCTTCGTTTGAGGTCAAAACGATGA
- a CDS encoding GldG family protein, with translation MIARIRIFFARWNGNPSFLFFQVFIIFLFLNGIVSQFACRKDLSKSGRFEISESTKNVFKNLHSPLTIDAYYSSKIPGEYKVRLDLTKELLKEIASLGGAKVSLRFHDPDESEEEQRKAAEAGIQPQILEKTERGGAEFKRLFLGLTLTLGTRKETLPVAFYAEEIEYQILTTLRKMIRERRDAEIGILSLSGSLSSAPPGPETGKDTIGIFTHQILKEEYGNIPELKLEEKEVPLWIRTLLWIGEGALSPKAAYRLDQFLMRGGNLVILAKSMDFRLESPERETGIGMNATGLGIAKPSAHNEEQNQLFEYYGFRVNTDLVLDLNHSLPIGSLMEVEPGVIGRYAYPAWIVADSSEKMLSEVSPFTKPFQSLLLPWVSSVSLFPERQPTVKMEPILWSSEEATVRSSIVALGEKQIFATPLSAFGDRIVLGAVLEGRFRSRFSQAENPFQKSNSFFPSTPEGKVSRIFVVGSPYLVSDLLAFPDTREIYQESNLPFLLNVLDVSNGDTDLISLRGKKSAFLKLKPFSDAERITFSFLNLLGIPFLLGLYAFLRIRSRNSAPPFVSEESST, from the coding sequence ATGATCGCCCGAATACGGATTTTTTTTGCGCGTTGGAACGGAAATCCGTCGTTTTTGTTTTTTCAGGTTTTTATTATATTCTTATTTTTGAATGGAATCGTTTCGCAATTCGCCTGTAGAAAGGATCTTTCCAAATCCGGCCGATTCGAAATATCGGAGAGTACGAAAAACGTATTCAAAAATCTGCATTCTCCCCTGACCATCGACGCGTATTATTCCTCCAAGATTCCGGGAGAATACAAGGTCCGTTTGGATTTGACCAAAGAACTTTTGAAAGAGATCGCCTCGCTCGGCGGAGCAAAGGTTTCGTTGCGGTTTCATGATCCGGACGAATCGGAGGAAGAACAACGAAAAGCGGCCGAAGCGGGGATTCAACCGCAGATCCTGGAAAAAACGGAGAGAGGCGGCGCCGAATTCAAACGTCTTTTTCTCGGACTGACTCTTACCCTCGGCACACGAAAAGAAACGCTTCCGGTCGCGTTTTATGCGGAGGAAATCGAATATCAGATTTTGACTACTTTGCGAAAGATGATCCGCGAACGACGAGACGCGGAAATAGGAATTCTTTCCTTATCCGGAAGTTTATCCTCCGCTCCTCCCGGACCCGAAACCGGAAAAGACACGATCGGAATTTTTACGCATCAAATCTTAAAGGAAGAATACGGAAACATTCCCGAACTCAAACTCGAGGAAAAAGAAGTCCCGCTATGGATTCGGACCCTGCTTTGGATCGGCGAAGGCGCGTTATCGCCGAAAGCGGCCTATCGCCTCGATCAGTTTTTGATGCGCGGGGGAAATCTGGTGATTCTTGCAAAATCGATGGACTTTCGTTTGGAATCTCCCGAACGGGAAACCGGAATCGGAATGAACGCGACCGGGCTCGGGATCGCAAAACCTTCCGCGCACAACGAAGAACAAAATCAACTTTTTGAATATTACGGTTTTCGAGTAAACACGGATCTCGTTCTCGATCTCAATCATTCTTTACCGATCGGCTCCTTGATGGAAGTGGAACCCGGTGTGATCGGAAGATACGCCTATCCCGCTTGGATCGTGGCGGATTCTTCCGAAAAAATGTTAAGCGAAGTGAGCCCGTTCACAAAACCCTTTCAAAGTCTTCTTTTACCCTGGGTTTCCAGCGTAAGTTTGTTTCCGGAACGCCAGCCGACGGTAAAAATGGAACCGATCCTTTGGTCCTCCGAAGAAGCGACGGTCCGTTCCTCGATCGTTGCCTTAGGAGAAAAACAGATTTTTGCGACCCCGTTGTCCGCTTTCGGCGATAGAATCGTGTTAGGTGCGGTTTTAGAAGGAAGATTCCGATCCCGTTTTTCACAAGCGGAGAATCCATTCCAAAAATCGAATTCGTTTTTTCCATCCACGCCGGAAGGAAAGGTTTCCCGGATTTTCGTGGTCGGTTCGCCCTATCTCGTTTCCGATCTATTGGCATTTCCGGATACGAGGGAAATCTATCAAGAATCCAATCTTCCGTTTTTGTTGAACGTATTGGACGTTTCCAACGGAGATACGGATCTGATTTCTTTGCGCGGAAAAAAATCCGCCTTTTTAAAGCTGAAGCCCTTTTCGGACGCGGAAAGAATCACATTCAGTTTTTTGAATCTTCTTGGAATTCCGTTTTTATTGGGTCTTTATGCGTTTTTAAGAATCAGGAGTCGAAACTCCGCGCCACCCTTTGTCTCCGAGGAATCGTCGACGTGA
- a CDS encoding DUF4340 domain-containing protein: MKARFQNRTVSWVVRFFQEDKALSLVLINVVLATVWILLANPFGFFLKNYQSADPFFPFAKNEIERIQIGRKGHETVLERTGGAWIVTVRNNSADSDSQKVAAFLNGILKIRKFTKIEENGSNGAEFGFNGEELKLELQTASGEIASLGIGAGETNANGTFVQERAGGPIWLVEENLNSLSGRGNETFFFSGKFFPETGNIQEIHTILIHSDGARKIEINIEQIRSGVWKPNRTDTPLCPGDDCSPLIQKILSWKAERIWIKPFHERILPLSSGDKLQIEIRFHGGQNSPLRLEWIGNTIDQEPIFRSNSDSVLFVADPVFLRGFREDFNANEFFRDSSDPF; this comes from the coding sequence GTGAAAGCGCGCTTTCAAAACAGAACCGTTTCTTGGGTCGTCCGTTTTTTTCAGGAAGACAAGGCGCTTTCTTTGGTTCTGATCAATGTCGTTTTAGCGACGGTTTGGATTTTACTCGCAAATCCATTCGGATTCTTTTTAAAGAACTACCAAAGCGCGGACCCGTTTTTTCCGTTTGCAAAAAACGAAATCGAACGGATTCAAATCGGCAGAAAAGGACATGAAACCGTTTTGGAACGAACGGGCGGCGCCTGGATCGTGACGGTTCGGAACAATTCGGCGGACTCCGATTCGCAGAAAGTCGCCGCGTTTTTAAACGGAATTTTGAAGATTCGAAAATTTACCAAGATCGAGGAAAACGGTTCGAACGGAGCGGAGTTCGGATTCAACGGGGAAGAACTCAAACTGGAACTCCAAACCGCGTCGGGAGAAATCGCTTCCCTAGGAATCGGCGCGGGCGAAACGAATGCGAACGGAACGTTCGTGCAAGAACGTGCGGGCGGCCCGATTTGGCTTGTGGAAGAAAACTTAAATTCTCTTTCCGGCCGGGGAAACGAAACGTTCTTTTTTTCCGGAAAATTCTTTCCCGAAACCGGAAATATACAAGAAATTCATACTATTCTAATACACTCCGACGGCGCCCGGAAAATCGAAATCAATATAGAACAAATACGATCGGGCGTTTGGAAGCCTAACCGCACCGACACTCCGCTTTGTCCCGGAGACGACTGCTCTCCATTGATTCAAAAAATTCTTTCCTGGAAGGCGGAACGGATTTGGATCAAACCGTTTCACGAAAGAATTCTTCCTCTATCATCCGGGGACAAATTGCAGATCGAGATACGCTTTCACGGCGGACAAAATTCTCCCTTGCGTTTGGAATGGATTGGAAACACGATCGATCAAGAACCGATCTTTCGTTCGAACTCGGATTCCGTTTTGTTCGTTGCCGATCCCGTTTTTCTACGCGGATTTCGAGAAGATTTCAACGCAAACGAGTTCTTTCGGGATTCTTCCGATCCGTTTTGA
- the lmtA gene encoding lipid A Kdo2 1-phosphate O-methyltransferase: MALIEEFESQGNFLFRWRSYIPGIILILCIGLLPFYQFPGNSYTYHLYYQSFCFAVSLLGLFVRSFVIGYAPARTSGRNTKEQVADLVNQEGIYSLIRHPLYLGNFLMYLGAVLFLKNFLIASVFILFFWVYYERIMFAEEQFLRKKFGDAYLSWANTVPAFIPKFSGYKKPALGFSIRNVLKREYPSLFGILVIFSVFDLVAVYFNEPVSNLVEAIRLPQIILFGGGLVFYLLVRIIVKTTKLLHVEGR; this comes from the coding sequence ATGGCTTTGATCGAAGAATTTGAATCTCAAGGGAATTTTTTATTTCGTTGGAGATCCTATATCCCCGGTATCATCTTGATTCTCTGCATCGGTCTTTTGCCGTTCTATCAGTTCCCCGGCAATTCATACACGTATCATCTTTATTATCAGTCTTTTTGTTTTGCGGTCAGTCTCTTGGGACTTTTTGTTCGCAGCTTTGTAATCGGTTACGCACCCGCGCGAACTTCCGGAAGAAATACGAAAGAACAAGTCGCGGACCTGGTGAACCAAGAAGGAATCTATTCCTTGATTCGTCACCCTTTGTATCTCGGAAATTTTTTGATGTATCTCGGTGCGGTTCTTTTCTTAAAGAATTTTCTGATCGCGTCCGTATTTATTTTATTCTTCTGGGTATATTACGAAAGAATTATGTTTGCGGAAGAACAATTTCTGCGTAAGAAATTCGGAGATGCGTATCTTTCCTGGGCGAACACAGTTCCCGCGTTTATCCCTAAGTTCAGCGGCTATAAAAAACCGGCTTTGGGCTTTTCGATCCGCAACGTTCTCAAACGAGAATATCCGAGTCTTTTCGGAATTCTTGTGATCTTCAGCGTGTTCGATTTGGTTGCTGTTTATTTCAATGAGCCCGTGAGCAATCTTGTAGAAGCGATTCGTCTTCCGCAGATCATTCTGTTCGGCGGCGGTCTTGTGTTTTATCTTCTCGTGAGAATCATCGTTAAAACGACAAAACTTTTGCATGTAGAGGGTCGCTGA
- a CDS encoding LIC_11490 family protein — MMLFIAIALILVGLLCFIYVSLNPNPSEGFGFKPGLRKGGSENEHLISRPNARKGAEILSSSKRAPSLEQIEKQKHLENLFVEGRRIPKQSKISSSEPEASYETVSSIEVEEDFGEDNDPHSGIEVLEESPKFSIASELKKEEVREVRFEIDGLLYLDQNRELPYEKLASKKEELTPDKLKGLKRIGPGKLNESRDMLAFEALNSSYKYSFSEIEKILFFDEGIVLIPSKSNYPVPVFFTRETNHLKSYLESSSRTFSN; from the coding sequence ATGATGCTCTTTATTGCGATCGCGCTCATTCTTGTGGGACTACTCTGTTTTATCTATGTCTCTCTGAACCCGAATCCTTCCGAAGGTTTTGGATTCAAGCCGGGCTTGCGCAAAGGCGGTTCGGAAAACGAACATTTGATTTCAAGACCGAATGCTCGGAAGGGAGCGGAGATTCTCTCTTCTTCCAAAAGGGCTCCGAGTTTGGAACAGATCGAAAAACAAAAACATCTGGAGAATCTTTTTGTGGAAGGAAGGAGAATTCCGAAACAAAGCAAGATCTCCTCGTCGGAGCCGGAAGCGAGTTACGAAACCGTTTCGAGCATCGAAGTCGAGGAAGACTTTGGGGAAGACAACGATCCTCATTCCGGCATAGAGGTTTTGGAGGAATCTCCGAAGTTTTCCATTGCAAGCGAGCTAAAGAAGGAAGAAGTTCGGGAGGTTCGTTTTGAAATCGACGGGCTTTTGTATTTGGATCAGAATCGCGAACTTCCGTATGAAAAGCTCGCGAGCAAAAAGGAAGAATTGACTCCGGATAAACTCAAAGGGTTGAAACGGATCGGTCCGGGTAAGTTGAACGAGAGCCGCGATATGCTCGCGTTCGAAGCGTTGAACAGCAGTTATAAATATTCTTTTTCGGAGATTGAAAAGATTCTCTTTTTCGACGAGGGGATCGTTCTCATTCCCTCTAAGTCGAATTATCCGGTTCCGGTCTTTTTTACGAGAGAAACCAATCACTTGAAATCGTATTTGGAAAGTTCGTCCAGGACGTTTTCGAATTAG
- a CDS encoding chemotaxis protein CheX — translation MQIRAELVNPFLEAATIVFRDVLKTDLIRGKIGIKDSPETNLELSIVIGVIGTFNGEVVYGLNYDAAYKIAGVLMPGMSDQDIKNEYKDILGEIANMTTGNAMNIFASSGQSIEITAPNIIDSKNETLKIPKKPSLGISLFSKFGKLDVNVSLT, via the coding sequence ATGCAAATCCGGGCTGAACTGGTAAACCCCTTTCTCGAAGCTGCTACGATCGTTTTTAGGGATGTCTTAAAAACGGACCTGATCCGTGGAAAGATCGGAATCAAGGATAGTCCGGAAACCAATCTTGAACTTTCCATCGTGATCGGTGTGATCGGAACCTTCAACGGAGAAGTCGTCTACGGTCTCAACTACGACGCCGCCTATAAGATCGCTGGAGTTCTGATGCCCGGAATGAGCGACCAGGATATCAAAAACGAATACAAGGATATCCTCGGTGAGATCGCGAACATGACTACGGGAAATGCGATGAACATCTTTGCGAGTTCCGGTCAATCGATCGAGATTACCGCTCCGAACATCATCGATTCCAAAAACGAAACATTAAAGATCCCTAAAAAACCTTCCTTAGGAATCAGCCTTTTTTCCAAGTTCGGAAAATTGGACGTAAACGTATCTCTGACTTGA
- a CDS encoding LIC_11485 family protein, whose product MDLNFKDKLQSGFSSIDSLSRNLPPQVQKTLLYTGISLAVLGVSLAVLVGIQRGKEGAAFDDQAKELDRKALFLEDIERNYNRKRRSIHYSDPDLSITGESSNLEIDRYERDKPKSGLLPESNFPEGKDPLREGRREGTGTPKLPTESDSLPTEDRQRTPDSNRNLDDPGTVSPDRNSSNNQDRPSLIRPPKNNTKGSPELR is encoded by the coding sequence ATGGATCTCAATTTCAAAGATAAACTTCAATCCGGATTTTCCTCGATCGACAGTCTATCCCGCAATCTTCCCCCACAGGTGCAAAAGACCCTTTTGTACACCGGAATATCCCTCGCGGTATTGGGGGTATCTTTGGCCGTTCTTGTGGGAATTCAAAGAGGAAAGGAAGGGGCAGCGTTCGACGACCAAGCCAAGGAGCTGGATCGTAAGGCGCTCTTTTTAGAAGATATAGAACGAAATTATAACCGCAAACGGAGATCCATCCACTACAGCGATCCCGATCTTTCGATCACGGGAGAATCCTCTAATCTTGAAATCGATCGTTATGAAAGGGATAAACCCAAAAGCGGATTGTTGCCCGAGTCGAATTTTCCGGAAGGAAAAGATCCTTTGCGTGAGGGAAGAAGGGAAGGAACGGGAACGCCAAAACTTCCGACGGAATCCGATTCTCTTCCGACCGAGGATCGACAAAGAACCCCCGATTCGAATCGGAATTTGGACGATCCGGGAACCGTTTCCCCCGATCGAAATTCTTCCAATAATCAGGATCGGCCGAGTTTGATTCGTCCTCCTAAAAACAATACGAAAGGATCTCCCGAACTTCGATGA
- the ccoN gene encoding cytochrome-c oxidase, cbb3-type subunit I codes for MSQTNAKYNDSIVKGFIISAMVWGVASMLVGVLAAFQMVFPELNFTQYFSFGRIRPLHTNAAIFGFALSIIFATAYHLIQRLCRVRIWSDSLAKIHFVLYNLTIVLAAITLPLGLNQSKEYAELEWPLDLLIVVWFVIFIVNFFATIFTREEKQLYAAIWFYIASFVTVPILFIVNNLSIPVGLGKSYSIFSGVYDANIQWWYGHNAVAFVLTTPFLGLMYYYFPKHIKQPIYSHRLSIIHFWSLIFIYIWAGPHHLLNTPLPEWLQTTGMAFSIMLWMPSWGGMLNGFLTLTQAKEKIKTDALLKMMLVGITFYGMSTFEGPLLSIRSISALGHNTDWIVGHVHSGTLGWVGMMSFAAIYYLVPRLWNSNLYSERLANLHFWLATLGILLYIVSMWVSGITEGSMWRAIDSKGFLQYPNWVQITEVLKPFRFARGVAGTIYLSGVFVMIYNIVKTIQNSGSGFQEIDLRVKEQGGNA; via the coding sequence ATGAGCCAAACGAACGCCAAATACAACGATTCCATCGTAAAAGGGTTCATCATCTCGGCTATGGTTTGGGGAGTCGCTTCCATGTTAGTGGGAGTTCTCGCCGCATTTCAAATGGTTTTCCCGGAACTGAATTTCACTCAGTATTTCAGCTTCGGCAGAATCCGACCCTTGCACACCAACGCGGCGATTTTCGGCTTCGCATTGAGCATCATCTTTGCGACGGCGTATCATCTCATCCAAAGATTATGCAGAGTAAGAATCTGGAGCGATTCTTTAGCGAAGATCCACTTCGTATTATACAATCTAACCATCGTTCTTGCGGCGATTACTCTTCCTTTGGGACTTAACCAATCCAAGGAATACGCCGAGCTTGAATGGCCTCTCGATCTTTTGATCGTTGTTTGGTTCGTGATCTTTATCGTAAACTTCTTCGCAACCATCTTCACAAGAGAGGAAAAACAACTTTATGCCGCGATTTGGTTCTACATCGCCTCCTTCGTGACAGTTCCGATTCTTTTTATCGTGAACAACCTTTCGATTCCGGTAGGTTTGGGAAAATCCTATTCGATTTTTTCGGGAGTTTACGACGCGAACATTCAGTGGTGGTACGGACACAATGCGGTCGCGTTCGTATTAACGACACCGTTTCTCGGTCTGATGTATTACTACTTTCCGAAACATATCAAACAACCCATCTACAGTCATAGATTGTCGATCATTCACTTCTGGTCCTTGATCTTCATTTATATCTGGGCCGGCCCTCACCACTTACTCAACACTCCTCTCCCCGAATGGTTGCAAACCACGGGGATGGCGTTCTCCATCATGTTATGGATGCCTTCCTGGGGTGGTATGTTGAACGGATTTCTTACCTTGACTCAAGCGAAGGAGAAAATCAAAACCGACGCTCTTCTCAAGATGATGCTCGTGGGAATCACGTTCTACGGTATGTCTACGTTCGAAGGTCCGCTTCTTTCGATTCGTTCCATCAGCGCCCTCGGTCACAACACCGATTGGATCGTGGGTCACGTTCACTCGGGAACCCTCGGTTGGGTGGGAATGATGTCTTTCGCCGCGATTTATTATCTCGTTCCTAGATTATGGAACTCGAATCTTTACTCCGAAAGATTGGCGAACCTTCACTTCTGGCTCGCCACACTCGGAATTCTTCTCTACATCGTTTCGATGTGGGTTTCGGGAATCACCGAAGGTTCCATGTGGAGAGCGATCGACTCGAAAGGTTTTCTTCAATATCCGAACTGGGTTCAGATCACCGAAGTTCTCAAACCGTTCCGGTTTGCGAGAGGAGTCGCCGGTACGATTTACCTGAGCGGCGTCTTCGTTATGATCTATAACATCGTTAAGACGATTCAAAACTCGGGTTCCGGTTTTCAAGAAATCGATCTGAGAGTGAAAGAACAAGGAGGAAACGCATGA
- the ccoO gene encoding cytochrome-c oxidase, cbb3-type subunit II has translation MKLFDSLLTWFSGFTEKWEKQGVKFTVYTTIAVLIGGIFELIPPFFISRTAVPIQGVKPFSALELAGRDIYQKEGCNNCHTQMIRPFKWEVDRFDPSKSYGRDGYSKAGEFVYDHPFLWGSKRTGPDLAHESQIQPSYAWHKTHLINPRDTSPGSVMPAYPWLFEESARLDAEKIVNHMKGLSKIGVPYSEADYLSAAKELEGKTEGDALIAYLLKLGKDTADLSKSIQ, from the coding sequence ATGAAACTATTCGACAGTCTTCTTACCTGGTTTAGCGGTTTTACCGAAAAATGGGAAAAACAGGGTGTTAAGTTCACCGTATATACCACGATCGCGGTTTTGATCGGAGGTATCTTCGAACTCATTCCTCCTTTCTTTATCTCGAGAACTGCGGTTCCGATCCAAGGAGTAAAACCGTTTTCCGCCTTGGAACTCGCAGGAAGAGATATCTATCAAAAGGAAGGTTGCAACAACTGTCACACACAGATGATTCGTCCTTTCAAATGGGAAGTGGATCGTTTCGATCCTTCCAAATCCTACGGAAGAGACGGATATTCCAAAGCCGGCGAATTCGTGTATGATCACCCGTTTCTCTGGGGTTCCAAAAGAACCGGACCGGATCTCGCGCACGAATCCCAGATTCAACCTTCTTACGCTTGGCATAAGACGCACCTGATCAATCCGAGAGACACTTCTCCGGGATCGGTGATGCCCGCCTATCCGTGGTTATTCGAAGAAAGCGCGAGACTCGACGCGGAAAAGATCGTGAATCACATGAAAGGTCTTTCCAAAATCGGCGTTCCTTATTCCGAAGCGGATTATCTTTCCGCCGCTAAGGAATTGGAAGGTAAAACGGAAGGAGACGCTCTTATCGCGTATCTCTTGAAACTCGGAAAGGACACCGCGGACCTTTCCAAATCCATTCAGTGA
- a CDS encoding cbb3-type cytochrome c oxidase subunit 3, whose protein sequence is MELELIQIYKFARLPILVLAIALITAYVYNRKRKTEMEEPKFRMLKED, encoded by the coding sequence ATGGAACTCGAATTGATTCAAATCTACAAGTTCGCGAGACTTCCGATTCTCGTGTTGGCGATCGCTTTGATCACGGCATACGTCTACAACCGGAAACGGAAGACGGAAATGGAAGAACCCAAGTTCAGAATGCTCAAGGAGGACTAA